Genomic segment of Peribacillus frigoritolerans:
CTTCATCAATTTTACTTAAAAGCCGTTCTATCTTTTCCACAATACGTTTTTGTTCACTGAGAGGAGGAAGAGGAAAAGAAATATCTTCTATATTTTTTTTTGAAATTTGTTTAAATGTAGTTCCTGTACTTATCTTACTCAAATACGACTGTATAGTTTCAATATAAAACCTCAATAATTTTGTTTCAATTTTTCCCGACTTTATTCCTGCTACACCTCGTCCAAGACAATATTGACCATCTGCAATATTTGTTTTCCCAATAGTTGCTCTTATGGAGATAATTAAATCATCCTCACTAGATAATTTTGTTGCTTTTTTAGTATATCTACTAACTTTAGGAAAGTCTTTACCCATATCTGCTGGCCCACCTATAAGAGGTGTATAACTTGAATCATCAGTAGTAAATTCTCCTTTAGGTGATTGCCCCATATTAATTTCAAACAAAGACTTTAGGTTTGTCCATACCCAATTCTTTGGCACTTTATAAGGCTGCTCATCCTTTGGAACTAACGCTTCTTCAAATAACTCTTCTACTGTCTTCTTTTGCTTAACCATTAGTTATTCACCTTAACTTCTTCTGGCTCATGGAGTTCTACTACAACTTCATTTAATAAGTCCATCGCTTGTTTTAGCTTTACAATTGCCGCTTCGGCTGATTCTATTGGGTCTGGCAAATTATCATATGAAGATAATGATTCGTCAGCAATTAGTCCAATATCTAGACTATCATTCTTCTTAGCGATTTCTTCTCTAATGAACTTGTTCCAACGCTCGTCTTCCACTTTAGAGCGGTCTTCCGCAACATAGGCTTTCATGAAGTTTTCGAAATGAGCCATTGTTAACTGATTCCGTTTACCAAATGAAGACATATTTGTTCTGAGGTCATATACCCAAACACCTTTTGTATTTCCCTGGTCTGTCTTTTCTCTTGTAAAAAACAAGACATTTGTTTTAACACCTTGTGCATAGAAGATTCCTGTTGGTAAGCGTAGTATTGTGTGTAAATTACATTTATTCATTAAATCTCGACGAATTTGCGCGCCAATTCCGCCTTCAAATAAGACGTTATCTGGTACTACCACTGCTGCGCGCCCTGTACCGTCTGTTAAAAGAGAGTTGTAAATAAGCTGTAAGAAGTTTAATTGTTTATTTGATGTTTCAAATGTTAAATCGTCACGTGTTGCACGTTCGCCACCTTTTTTCGTACCAAATGGCGGATTTGTTAAAACAACATTGAAGTTTTTCATCCATTTTCCATTTGTTGATAACGTATCACCTTGCTCTAAACGTCCTTCCATATCATGCAGCAATGCATTCATTAATGCTAAACGATGTGTATCTTTAACAAGCTCCATCCCCGTAAAGGCTTCTTTCTTCTGGAATTCCGCTTCTTCTGGTGAAAGGTCAAAATAATTATCTGTTTTTTCCTTTAAATAATGGTCAGCTGCAATCATAAAGCCTAATGTCCCTGCTGCTGGG
This window contains:
- a CDS encoding N-6 DNA methylase — protein: MNNAEIVSKLWNLATVLRDDGITYHEYVTELTYLLFLKMMQEQETESIIPEGKRWSDLVSKEGIELNRFYRQLLLDLGSEDIENERLRMIYNGASTSIDEPKNLEKIIKSIDDLDWYNAKEEGLGNLYEGLLEKNASEKKSGAGQYFTPRVLIDVMVQLIDPKVGERCNDPAAGTLGFMIAADHYLKEKTDNYFDLSPEEAEFQKKEAFTGMELVKDTHRLALMNALLHDMEGRLEQGDTLSTNGKWMKNFNVVLTNPPFGTKKGGERATRDDLTFETSNKQLNFLQLIYNSLLTDGTGRAAVVVPDNVLFEGGIGAQIRRDLMNKCNLHTILRLPTGIFYAQGVKTNVLFFTREKTDQGNTKGVWVYDLRTNMSSFGKRNQLTMAHFENFMKAYVAEDRSKVEDERWNKFIREEIAKKNDSLDIGLIADESLSSYDNLPDPIESAEAAIVKLKQAMDLLNEVVVELHEPEEVKVNN